In Symphalangus syndactylus isolate Jambi chromosome 14, NHGRI_mSymSyn1-v2.1_pri, whole genome shotgun sequence, one DNA window encodes the following:
- the WDR90 gene encoding WD repeat-containing protein 90 isoform X7 yields MTAEVVAEVAPLPGSRCQASRGVLCAGRAEAKAGSSSGGAMARAWQHPFLNVFRHFRVDEWKRSAKQGDVAVVTDKTLKGAVYRIRGSVSAANYIQLPKSSTQSLGLTGRYLYVLFRPLPSKHFVIHLDVSTKDNQVIRVSFSNLFKEFKSTATWLQFPFVLEARTPQTDLVGSAPPGARWTCLQLDLQDVLLVYLNRCYGHLKSVRLCASLLVRNLYTSDLCFEPAISGAQWAKLPVTPMPREMAFPVPKGESWHDRYIHIRFPRDSLKVPSKPIEKSCSPPETVLLGPGPQPFPCPVASSKPVRFSVSPVVQMPSPTASGRAPLAPRPFLEVSLSQERSDASNADGPSFHSLESWAQVEASDAHTAAADTHVLTHESAEVPVALEDTGSCEGFLPDPVLRLKGVIGFGGHSTRQALWTPDGAAVVYPCHAVIVVLLVDTGEQRFFLGHTDKVSALALDGSSSLLASAQARAPSVTRLWDFQTGQCLCLFQSPMHVVCSLSFSDSGALLCGVGKDHHGRTMVVAWGTGQVGLGGEVVVLAKAHTDFDVQAFRVTVFDETRMASCGQGSVRLWRLRGGALRSCPVDLGEYHALQFTDLAFKQAQDGCPEPSAAMLFVCSRSGHILEIDCQRMVVRHARRLLPTQTPGGPHPQKQTFSLGPGIAISSLSVSPAVCAVGSEDGFLRLWPLDFSSVLLEAEHEGPVSSVRVSPDGLRVLSATSSGHLGFLDTLSRVYHMLARSHTAPVLALAMEQRRGQLATVSQDRTVRIWDLATLQQLYDFTSSEDAPCTVTFHPTRPTFFCGFSSGAVRSFSLEAAEVLVEHTCHRGAITGLTATPDGRLLFSSCSQGSLAQYSCADPRWHVLRVAADMVCPDAPASPCALAVSRDGRLLAFVGPSRCTVTVMGSASLDELLRVDIGALDLASGRLDSAMAVCFGPAALGHLLVSTSSNRVVVLDAASGRAIRELPGVHPEPCPSLTLSEDARFLLIATGRTVKVWDYATQASPGPQVYIGHSEPVQAVAFSPDQQQVLSAGDAVFLWDILATTESDQSFPGAPPACEAGPGTGPLEDAASRASELPRQQVPKPSRASPPRLGVCARPLEGGDGTFSTSDEEGPCEESCDPEGLGQASGPPVPTEEEAGRAGDGAWAAAVGSWGLALPPRPPGQPREQWRAGQGRWCRCRGLRAVGARDTRNSGTPRTTYLASYKSFTPARVSCSPHSAKGTSLPPASGGWLRLKAVVGYGGNGRANMVWRPDTGFFAYTCGRLVVVEDLHSGAQQHWPGHPAEISTLALSHSAQVLASASGHSSTTAHCQIRVWDVSGGLCQHLISHHSTTVLALAFSPDDRLLVTLGDHDGRTLALWGTATYDLVSYTRLPEPVHGVAFNPWDAGELTCVGQGTVTFRLLQQRGADVSLQVHREPVPEAVGAGELTSLCYGAPPLLYCGTSSGQVCVWDTRAGRCFLSWEADDGGIGLLLFSGSRLVSGSSTGRLRLWAVGAVSELRCKGSGARSSSVFMEHELLLDGAVVSASFDDSVDMGIVGTTAGTLWFVSWAEGTSTRLISGHRSKVNEVVFSPGESHGATCSEDGSVRVWALASMELVIQFQVLNQGPCEC; encoded by the exons ATGACGGCGGAAGTGGTGGCGGAAGTGGCACCGTTGCCAGGCAGCCGTTGTCAGGCGTCGCGGGGCGTGCTGTGCGCTGGGCGcgcggaggccaaggcgggaagctCGAGCGGCGGCGCCATGGCCCGAG CGTGGCAGCACCCGTTCCTCAACGTCTTCAGACACTTCCGGGTGGACGAGTGGAAGCGGTCCGCGAAGCAGGGGGACGTGGCCGTGGTCACG GACAAGACCCTGAAGGGCGCCGTGTATCGCATTCGGGGCTCAGTCTCCGCCGCCAACTACATCCAGCTCCCTAAGAGCAGCACCCAGTCCCTGGGGCTGACTGGGCGATACCTGTATGTGCTCTTTCGGCCCCTGCCCAGCAAGCACTTCGTCATCCACTTGGATGTGTCCACCAAG GACAACCAAGTCATCCGTGTGTCTTTCTCCAACCTCTTCAAGGAGTTTAAGTCTACGGCCACGTGGCTCCAGTTTCCCTTCGTCCTGGAGGCCAGAACACCTCAGACAG ATCTGGTGGGTTCGGCACCCCCTGGAGCCCGCTGGACCTGCCTGCAGCTCGACCTGCAGGACGTTCTCCTGGTCTACCTGAACCGGTGCTATGGCCATCTCAAGAGCGTCAGGCTGTGCGCCAGCCTGCTGGTCAGGAACCTGTACACCAGCGACCTGTGCTTTGAGCCTG CCATCTCTGGGGCCCAGTGGGCAAAGCTGCCCGTGACTCCTATGCCTCGGGAAATGGCATTCCCTGTGCCCAAGGGAGAGAGCTGGCATGACCGCTACATCCACATCCG GTTTCCAAGAGACAGCTTGAAAGTGCCTTCCAAGCCGATTGAGAAGAGCTGTTCCCCTCCTGAGACAG TCCTCCTGGGGCCGGGGCCGCAGCCTTTCCCTTGCCCGGTGGCCTCCAGCAAACCTGTGCGGTTCAGTGTGTCTCCAGTGGTCCAGATGCCCAGCCCCACAGCC TCCGGCCGGGCCCCCTTGGCACCCAGGCCCTTCCTGGAGGTCAGCTTGTCCCAAGAGCGCTCAGACGCCTCCAATGCGGATGGCCCCAGTTTCCATAGCCTTGAGTCCTGGGCCCAGGTGGAGGCCTCTGACGCCCACACGGCTGCTGCTGACACCCACGTGTTGACTCATGAGTCGGCTGAGGTGCCTGTGGCCCTTGAGGACACCGGCTCCTGCGAG GGCTTCCTCCCAGACCCGGTCCTGAGGCTCAAGGGCGTCATCGGCTTCGGGGGCCACAGCACCAGACAG gccctgtggaccccggacggggcggctgtcGTGTACCCCTGCCATGCGGTCATCGTCGTCCTGCTCGTGGACACGGGGGAGCAGCGCTTCTTCCTCGGCCACACAGACAAG GTCTCCGCCCTGGCGCTGGATGGCAGCAGCTCACTATTGGCCTCGGCCCAGGCAAGGGCCCCCAGTGTGACGCGGCTCTGGGACTTCCAGACCGGGCAGTGCCTGTGCCTGTTCCAGAGCCCAATGCACGTTGTCTGCTCCCTCAG CTTCTCTGACAGCGGGGCCCTTCTCTGCGGGGTTGGCAAGGACCACCACGGGAGGACG ATGGTGGTGGCCTGGGGCACCGGCCAGGTGGGCCTCGGTGGCGAGGTGGTCGTTCTGGCAAAGGCGCACACTGACTTTGACGTCCAGGCCTTCCGGGTCACCGTTTTTGATGAAACCAG GATGGCGTCGTGTGGGCAGGGCAGCGTGCGACTCTGGCGGCTGCGTGGCGGGGCGCTGCGTTCCTGCCCCGTGGACTTAGGGGAGTACCACGCGCTGCAGTTCACTGACCTCGCCTTCAAGCAGGCCCAGGACGGCTGCCCAGAGCCCTCGGCTGCCATGCT CTTCGTGTGCAGCCGCAGTGGCCACATCTTGGAGATTGACTGTCAGCGCATGGTCGTGCGGCATGCCCGCCGCCTGCTCCCCACACAGACTCCGGGCGGCCCCCACCCGCAGAAGCAGACCTTCAGCTTAG GCCCCGGCATTGCCATCAGCAGCCTCAGCGTCTCCCCGGCTGTGTGTGCTGTGGGCTCTGAGGACGGCTTCCTGCGGCTCTGGCCCCTGGACTTCTCCTCGGTGCTCCTGGAGGCAG AGCACGAGGGCCCCGTCAGCTCAGTCCGTGTCAGCCCCGATGGCCTCCGTGTGCTGTCTGCCACCTCCTCGGGCCACCTGGGCTTCCTGGACACGCTGTCCCGGGTGTACCACATGCTGGCTCGCTCCCACACCGCCCCGGTGCTGGCCCTCGCCATGGAGCAGAGGCGGGGACAGCTGGCCACCGTGTCCCAGGACCGCACCGTCCGCATCTGGGACCTGGCCACCCTGCAGCAG CTATACGACTTCACATCATCAGAGGATGCCCCGTGCACTGTCACCTTCCACCCTACAAGGCCAACCTTTTTCTGTGGCTTTAGCAGTGGGGCCGTGCGTTCCTTCAGCCTGGAGGCTGCTGAGGTCCTGGTGGAACACAC GTGCCACCGAGGAGCCATCACCGGCCTGACCGCCACCCCTGACGGCCGCCTGCTCTTCAGCTCCTGCTCCCAGGGCTCCCTGGCCCAGTACAGCTGTGCAGACCCCCGGTGGCATGTCCTCCGAGTGGCAG CGGACATGGTATGCCCGGATGCCCCCGCGAGCCCCTGCGCTCTGGCAGTCAGCAGGGATGGCCGCCTGCTGGCCTTCGTGGGACCCTCCAGGTGCACAGTGACAGTCATGGGCTCAGCCTCCCTTGACGAG CTGCTGCGCGTTGACATCGGCGCTCTGGACCTGGCCAGCGGCCGCCTGGACTCAGCCATGGCTGTGTGCTTTGGCCCTGCAGCTCTGGGCCACCTGCTGGTATCCACCTCGTCCAACAGAGTCGTGGTGCTGGATGCTGCGTCGGGCCGCGCCATCCGGGAG CTGCCCGGTGTCCACCCTGAGCCCTGCCCCTCCTTGACGCTCAGTGAAGACGCCCGCTTCCTGCTGATCGCCACCGGTCGGACTGTCAAGGTGTGGGACTACGCGACACAGGCCAGCCCAGGCCCCCAG GTGTACATCGGCCACTCGGAACCCGTGCAGGCTGTGGCCTTCTCTCCTGACCAGCAGCAGGTCCTCAGCGCAGGGGACGCCGTCTTCCTCTGGGATATCCTGGCCACTACTGAGAG cGATCAAAGCTTCCCCGGGGCCCCCCCAGCCTGCGAGGCAG GCCCGGGCACAGGACCGCTGGAGGATGCGGCGTCCAGGGCCAGCGAGCTCCCTCGGCAGCAGGTCCCCAAGCCATCTCGGGCATCTCCACCACGGCTAGGCGTCTGTGCCAGGCCTCTGGAAGGTGGCGATG GTACCTTTTCCACGTCGGATGAGGAAGGACCCTGTGAGGAGAGCTGTGACCCGGAGGGGCTTGGGCAGGCCTCAGGCCCACCTGTGCCCACGGAGGAGGAGGCCGGCAGGGCTGGAGACGGGGCCTGGGCTGCGGCAGTGGGCTCCTGGGGGCTTGCCCTGCCTCCCCGTCCCCCCGGCCAACCCCGTGAGCagtggagggcagggcagggacgcTGGTGCCGGTGCAGGGGCTTGAGGGCAGTCG GCGCCAGGGACACCAGGAATTCGGGGACCCCACGCACCACCTACCTGGCTTCCTACAAGTCCTTCACGCCTGCCAGGGTCAGCTGCAGCCCCCACTCTGCCAAG GGCACTTCCCTGCCTCCCGCCAGCGGTGGATGGCTGCGTCTGAAGGCTGTCGTTGGTTACGGCGGGAATGGGCGGGCCAACATGGTCTGGAGGCCGGACACAG GCTTCTTTGCCTACACGTGCGGTCGCCTGGTGGTGGTAGAGGACCTGCACTCTGGCGCTCAGCAGCACTGGCCCGGCCACCCTGCGGAGATCTCCACGCTGGCCCTCAGCCACAGTGCCCAG GTCCTGGCCTCTGCCTCGGGCCACAGCAGCACGACCGCCCATTGTCAGATCCGCGTCTGGGACGTGTCTGGTGGCCTCTGCCAGCATCTCATTTCCCACCATAGCACCACCGTGCTGGCCCTGGCTTTCTCACCAGATGACAGGCTTCTTGTCACATTGG GGGACCACGACGGCCGCACCCTCGCCCTGTGGGGCACGGCCACCTATGACCTCGTGTCCTACACCCGCCTCCCGGAGCCAGTGCATGGCGTGGCCTTCAACCCCTGGGATGCCGGCGAGCTCACCTGTGTGGGCCAGGGCACTGTCACCTTCCGGCTCCTGCAGCAGCGCGGGGCAGACGTCAGCCTTCAG GTGCATCGAGAGCCGGTCCCAGAGGCAGTGGGGGCTGGAGAGCTGACCTCGCTCTGCTACGGGGCACCCCCCCTGCTCTACTGTGGCACCAGCTCTGGCCAGGTCTGTGTCTGGGACACGCGTGCCGGCCGCTGCTTCCTGTCCTGGGAGGCGGACGACGGTGGCATTG GACTGTTGCTGTTCTCAGGCTCTCGGTTGGTCAGCGGCAGCAGCACAGGGCGGCTGCGCCTGTGGGCCGTGGGGGCTGTGTCGGAGCTGAGGTGCAAGGGTTCAGGCGCCAG GTCCAGTTCTGTGTTCATGGAACACGAGCTGCTGCTGGACGGGGCTGTGGTGAGCGCCAGCTTCGATGACAGCGTGGACATGGGCATCGTGGGCACCACGGCGGGCACGCTGTGGTTTGTCAGCTGGGCCGAGGGCACCAGCACGCGTCTCATCAGTGGCCACAGAAGCAAG GTGAACGAGGTGGTCTTCAGCCCCGGGGAGTCCCACGGCGCCACATGCAGTGAGGATGGGAGTGTGCGAGTGTGGGCCTTGGCCAGCATGGAGCTTGTGATCCAGTTCCAGGTGCTGAATCAG GGCCCCTGTGAGTGCTGA
- the WDR90 gene encoding WD repeat-containing protein 90 isoform X8: MTAEVVAEVAPLPGSRCQASRGVLCAGRAEAKAGSSSGGAMARAWQHPFLNVFRHFRVDEWKRSAKQGDVAVVTDKTLKGAVYRIRGSVSAANYIQLPKSSTQSLGLTGRYLYVLFRPLPSKHFVIHLDVSTKDNQVIRVSFSNLFKEFKSTATWLQFPFVLEARTPQTDLVGSAPPGARWTCLQLDLQDVLLVYLNRCYGHLKSVRLCASLLVRNLYTSDLCFEPAISGAQWAKLPVTPMPREMAFPVPKGESWHDRYIHIRFPRDSLKVPSKPIEKSCSPPETVLLGPGPQPFPCPVASSKPVRFSVSPVVQMPSPTASGRAPLAPRPFLEVSLSQERSDASNADGPSFHSLESWAQVEASDAHTAAADTHVLTHESAEVPVALEDTGSCEGFLPDPVLRLKGVIGFGGHSTRQALWTPDGAAVVYPCHAVIVVLLVDTGEQRFFLGHTDKVSALALDGSSSLLASAQARAPSVTRLWDFQTGQCLCLFQSPMHVVCSLSFSDSGALLCGVGKDHHGRTMVVAWGTGQVGLGGEVVVLAKAHTDFDVQAFRVTVFDETRMASCGQGSVRLWRLRGGALRSCPVDLGEYHALQFTDLAFKQAQDGCPEPSAAMLFVCSRSGHILEIDCQRMVVRHARRLLPTQTPGGPHPQKQTFSLGPGIAISSLSVSPAVCAVGSEDGFLRLWPLDFSSVLLEAEHEGPVSSVRVSPDGLRVLSATSSGHLGFLDTLSRVYHMLARSHTAPVLALAMEQRRGQLATVSQDRTVRIWDLATLQQLYDFTSSEDAPCTVTFHPTRPTFFCGFSSGAVRSFSLEAAEVLVEHTCHRGAITGLTATPDGRLLFSSCSQGSLAQYSCADPRWHVLRVAADMVCPDAPASPCALAVSRDGRLLAFVGPSRCTVTVMGSASLDELLRVDIGALDLASGRLDSAMAVCFGPAALGHLLVSTSSNRVVVLDAASGRAIRELPGVHPEPCPSLTLSEDARFLLIATGRTVKVWDYATQASPGPQVYIGHSEPVQAVAFSPDQQQVLSAGDAVFLWDILATTESDQSFPGAPPACEAGPGTGPLEDAASRASELPRQQVPKPSRASPPRLGVCARPLEGGDGTFSTSDEEGPCEESCDPEGLGQASGPPVPTEEEAGRAGDGAWAAAVGSWGLALPPRPPGQPREQWRAGQGRWCRCRGLRAVGARDTRNSGTPRTTYLASYKSFTPARVSCSPHSAKGTSLPPASGGWLRLKAVVGYGGNGRANMVWRPDTGFFAYTCGRLVVVEDLHSGAQQHWPGHPAEISTLALSHSAQVLASASGHSSTTAHCQIRVWDVSGGLCQHLISHHSTTVLALAFSPDDRLLVTLGDHDGRTLALWGTATYDLVSYTRLPEPVHGVAFNPWDAGELTCVGQGTVTFRLLQQRGADVSLQVHREPVPEAVGAGELTSLCYGAPPLLYCGTSSGQVCVWDTRAGRCFLSWEADDGGIGLLLFSGSRLVSGSSTGRLRLWAVGAVSELRCKGSGARSSSVFMEHELLLDGAVVSASFDDSVDMGIVGTTAGTLWFVSWAEGTSTRLISGHRSKGPTPPA, encoded by the exons ATGACGGCGGAAGTGGTGGCGGAAGTGGCACCGTTGCCAGGCAGCCGTTGTCAGGCGTCGCGGGGCGTGCTGTGCGCTGGGCGcgcggaggccaaggcgggaagctCGAGCGGCGGCGCCATGGCCCGAG CGTGGCAGCACCCGTTCCTCAACGTCTTCAGACACTTCCGGGTGGACGAGTGGAAGCGGTCCGCGAAGCAGGGGGACGTGGCCGTGGTCACG GACAAGACCCTGAAGGGCGCCGTGTATCGCATTCGGGGCTCAGTCTCCGCCGCCAACTACATCCAGCTCCCTAAGAGCAGCACCCAGTCCCTGGGGCTGACTGGGCGATACCTGTATGTGCTCTTTCGGCCCCTGCCCAGCAAGCACTTCGTCATCCACTTGGATGTGTCCACCAAG GACAACCAAGTCATCCGTGTGTCTTTCTCCAACCTCTTCAAGGAGTTTAAGTCTACGGCCACGTGGCTCCAGTTTCCCTTCGTCCTGGAGGCCAGAACACCTCAGACAG ATCTGGTGGGTTCGGCACCCCCTGGAGCCCGCTGGACCTGCCTGCAGCTCGACCTGCAGGACGTTCTCCTGGTCTACCTGAACCGGTGCTATGGCCATCTCAAGAGCGTCAGGCTGTGCGCCAGCCTGCTGGTCAGGAACCTGTACACCAGCGACCTGTGCTTTGAGCCTG CCATCTCTGGGGCCCAGTGGGCAAAGCTGCCCGTGACTCCTATGCCTCGGGAAATGGCATTCCCTGTGCCCAAGGGAGAGAGCTGGCATGACCGCTACATCCACATCCG GTTTCCAAGAGACAGCTTGAAAGTGCCTTCCAAGCCGATTGAGAAGAGCTGTTCCCCTCCTGAGACAG TCCTCCTGGGGCCGGGGCCGCAGCCTTTCCCTTGCCCGGTGGCCTCCAGCAAACCTGTGCGGTTCAGTGTGTCTCCAGTGGTCCAGATGCCCAGCCCCACAGCC TCCGGCCGGGCCCCCTTGGCACCCAGGCCCTTCCTGGAGGTCAGCTTGTCCCAAGAGCGCTCAGACGCCTCCAATGCGGATGGCCCCAGTTTCCATAGCCTTGAGTCCTGGGCCCAGGTGGAGGCCTCTGACGCCCACACGGCTGCTGCTGACACCCACGTGTTGACTCATGAGTCGGCTGAGGTGCCTGTGGCCCTTGAGGACACCGGCTCCTGCGAG GGCTTCCTCCCAGACCCGGTCCTGAGGCTCAAGGGCGTCATCGGCTTCGGGGGCCACAGCACCAGACAG gccctgtggaccccggacggggcggctgtcGTGTACCCCTGCCATGCGGTCATCGTCGTCCTGCTCGTGGACACGGGGGAGCAGCGCTTCTTCCTCGGCCACACAGACAAG GTCTCCGCCCTGGCGCTGGATGGCAGCAGCTCACTATTGGCCTCGGCCCAGGCAAGGGCCCCCAGTGTGACGCGGCTCTGGGACTTCCAGACCGGGCAGTGCCTGTGCCTGTTCCAGAGCCCAATGCACGTTGTCTGCTCCCTCAG CTTCTCTGACAGCGGGGCCCTTCTCTGCGGGGTTGGCAAGGACCACCACGGGAGGACG ATGGTGGTGGCCTGGGGCACCGGCCAGGTGGGCCTCGGTGGCGAGGTGGTCGTTCTGGCAAAGGCGCACACTGACTTTGACGTCCAGGCCTTCCGGGTCACCGTTTTTGATGAAACCAG GATGGCGTCGTGTGGGCAGGGCAGCGTGCGACTCTGGCGGCTGCGTGGCGGGGCGCTGCGTTCCTGCCCCGTGGACTTAGGGGAGTACCACGCGCTGCAGTTCACTGACCTCGCCTTCAAGCAGGCCCAGGACGGCTGCCCAGAGCCCTCGGCTGCCATGCT CTTCGTGTGCAGCCGCAGTGGCCACATCTTGGAGATTGACTGTCAGCGCATGGTCGTGCGGCATGCCCGCCGCCTGCTCCCCACACAGACTCCGGGCGGCCCCCACCCGCAGAAGCAGACCTTCAGCTTAG GCCCCGGCATTGCCATCAGCAGCCTCAGCGTCTCCCCGGCTGTGTGTGCTGTGGGCTCTGAGGACGGCTTCCTGCGGCTCTGGCCCCTGGACTTCTCCTCGGTGCTCCTGGAGGCAG AGCACGAGGGCCCCGTCAGCTCAGTCCGTGTCAGCCCCGATGGCCTCCGTGTGCTGTCTGCCACCTCCTCGGGCCACCTGGGCTTCCTGGACACGCTGTCCCGGGTGTACCACATGCTGGCTCGCTCCCACACCGCCCCGGTGCTGGCCCTCGCCATGGAGCAGAGGCGGGGACAGCTGGCCACCGTGTCCCAGGACCGCACCGTCCGCATCTGGGACCTGGCCACCCTGCAGCAG CTATACGACTTCACATCATCAGAGGATGCCCCGTGCACTGTCACCTTCCACCCTACAAGGCCAACCTTTTTCTGTGGCTTTAGCAGTGGGGCCGTGCGTTCCTTCAGCCTGGAGGCTGCTGAGGTCCTGGTGGAACACAC GTGCCACCGAGGAGCCATCACCGGCCTGACCGCCACCCCTGACGGCCGCCTGCTCTTCAGCTCCTGCTCCCAGGGCTCCCTGGCCCAGTACAGCTGTGCAGACCCCCGGTGGCATGTCCTCCGAGTGGCAG CGGACATGGTATGCCCGGATGCCCCCGCGAGCCCCTGCGCTCTGGCAGTCAGCAGGGATGGCCGCCTGCTGGCCTTCGTGGGACCCTCCAGGTGCACAGTGACAGTCATGGGCTCAGCCTCCCTTGACGAG CTGCTGCGCGTTGACATCGGCGCTCTGGACCTGGCCAGCGGCCGCCTGGACTCAGCCATGGCTGTGTGCTTTGGCCCTGCAGCTCTGGGCCACCTGCTGGTATCCACCTCGTCCAACAGAGTCGTGGTGCTGGATGCTGCGTCGGGCCGCGCCATCCGGGAG CTGCCCGGTGTCCACCCTGAGCCCTGCCCCTCCTTGACGCTCAGTGAAGACGCCCGCTTCCTGCTGATCGCCACCGGTCGGACTGTCAAGGTGTGGGACTACGCGACACAGGCCAGCCCAGGCCCCCAG GTGTACATCGGCCACTCGGAACCCGTGCAGGCTGTGGCCTTCTCTCCTGACCAGCAGCAGGTCCTCAGCGCAGGGGACGCCGTCTTCCTCTGGGATATCCTGGCCACTACTGAGAG cGATCAAAGCTTCCCCGGGGCCCCCCCAGCCTGCGAGGCAG GCCCGGGCACAGGACCGCTGGAGGATGCGGCGTCCAGGGCCAGCGAGCTCCCTCGGCAGCAGGTCCCCAAGCCATCTCGGGCATCTCCACCACGGCTAGGCGTCTGTGCCAGGCCTCTGGAAGGTGGCGATG GTACCTTTTCCACGTCGGATGAGGAAGGACCCTGTGAGGAGAGCTGTGACCCGGAGGGGCTTGGGCAGGCCTCAGGCCCACCTGTGCCCACGGAGGAGGAGGCCGGCAGGGCTGGAGACGGGGCCTGGGCTGCGGCAGTGGGCTCCTGGGGGCTTGCCCTGCCTCCCCGTCCCCCCGGCCAACCCCGTGAGCagtggagggcagggcagggacgcTGGTGCCGGTGCAGGGGCTTGAGGGCAGTCG GCGCCAGGGACACCAGGAATTCGGGGACCCCACGCACCACCTACCTGGCTTCCTACAAGTCCTTCACGCCTGCCAGGGTCAGCTGCAGCCCCCACTCTGCCAAG GGCACTTCCCTGCCTCCCGCCAGCGGTGGATGGCTGCGTCTGAAGGCTGTCGTTGGTTACGGCGGGAATGGGCGGGCCAACATGGTCTGGAGGCCGGACACAG GCTTCTTTGCCTACACGTGCGGTCGCCTGGTGGTGGTAGAGGACCTGCACTCTGGCGCTCAGCAGCACTGGCCCGGCCACCCTGCGGAGATCTCCACGCTGGCCCTCAGCCACAGTGCCCAG GTCCTGGCCTCTGCCTCGGGCCACAGCAGCACGACCGCCCATTGTCAGATCCGCGTCTGGGACGTGTCTGGTGGCCTCTGCCAGCATCTCATTTCCCACCATAGCACCACCGTGCTGGCCCTGGCTTTCTCACCAGATGACAGGCTTCTTGTCACATTGG GGGACCACGACGGCCGCACCCTCGCCCTGTGGGGCACGGCCACCTATGACCTCGTGTCCTACACCCGCCTCCCGGAGCCAGTGCATGGCGTGGCCTTCAACCCCTGGGATGCCGGCGAGCTCACCTGTGTGGGCCAGGGCACTGTCACCTTCCGGCTCCTGCAGCAGCGCGGGGCAGACGTCAGCCTTCAG GTGCATCGAGAGCCGGTCCCAGAGGCAGTGGGGGCTGGAGAGCTGACCTCGCTCTGCTACGGGGCACCCCCCCTGCTCTACTGTGGCACCAGCTCTGGCCAGGTCTGTGTCTGGGACACGCGTGCCGGCCGCTGCTTCCTGTCCTGGGAGGCGGACGACGGTGGCATTG GACTGTTGCTGTTCTCAGGCTCTCGGTTGGTCAGCGGCAGCAGCACAGGGCGGCTGCGCCTGTGGGCCGTGGGGGCTGTGTCGGAGCTGAGGTGCAAGGGTTCAGGCGCCAG GTCCAGTTCTGTGTTCATGGAACACGAGCTGCTGCTGGACGGGGCTGTGGTGAGCGCCAGCTTCGATGACAGCGTGGACATGGGCATCGTGGGCACCACGGCGGGCACGCTGTGGTTTGTCAGCTGGGCCGAGGGCACCAGCACGCGTCTCATCAGTGGCCACAGAAGCAAG GGGCCAACACCCCCAGCCTAG